Proteins encoded within one genomic window of Citrobacter amalonaticus Y19:
- a CDS encoding MGMT family protein: protein MDRQDTFPQRVWQIVASIPEGCVTTYGDVAMLAGSPRAARQVGGVLKRLPEGSTLPWHRVVNRHGTISLTGPDLQRQRQALLAEGIVVSGSGQIDLQRYRWNY from the coding sequence ATGGACAGACAAGACACTTTCCCGCAGCGCGTCTGGCAAATTGTTGCCTCCATTCCCGAAGGCTGCGTCACCACTTATGGCGACGTCGCGATGCTCGCCGGCTCTCCGCGCGCGGCCAGACAGGTTGGCGGCGTACTCAAACGTTTACCCGAAGGCAGCACTCTGCCCTGGCATCGGGTGGTAAATCGGCACGGTACGATTTCATTAACCGGTCCCGATCTCCAGCGACAACGGCAGGCATTACTGGCGGAAGGCATCGTGGTATCCGGAAGCGGGCAGATCGATTTGCAGCGGTATCGCTGGAATTATTGA
- a CDS encoding YbaY family lipoprotein, producing MKLMHMVSGLAVAVALAACADKSADIQTPAPNPNTSATAAQPAIAQPNVSGTVWIRQKVALPPDAVLTVTLSDASLADAPSKVLSQKAVRTEGKQAPFSFVLPFNPADVQPNARILLSAAITVNDKLVFITDTVQPVINQGGTKADLTLVPVQQTAVPVQASGGAATTVPSTSPTQVNPSSAVPAPTQY from the coding sequence ATGAAGCTCATGCACATGGTAAGTGGTTTAGCGGTAGCAGTTGCTCTGGCCGCCTGCGCGGATAAAAGCGCGGATATCCAGACGCCCGCGCCGAACCCAAACACTTCAGCCACGGCCGCACAGCCTGCTATTGCGCAACCTAATGTCTCGGGTACCGTATGGATCCGTCAGAAAGTGGCGTTGCCGCCAGACGCCGTACTGACCGTGACCCTGTCGGATGCGTCGCTGGCCGATGCACCGTCGAAAGTTTTGTCTCAGAAAGCGGTGCGTACCGAAGGGAAACAGGCACCATTCAGCTTCGTCTTGCCGTTTAACCCGGCTGACGTGCAGCCGAACGCTCGTATTCTGCTGAGTGCGGCGATTACGGTGAATGACAAACTGGTGTTTATTACCGATACCGTTCAGCCGGTCATCAACCAGGGCGGCACGAAAGCCGATCTGACCCTGGTGCCGGTCCAGCAGACGGCAGTGCCTGTTCAGGCAAGCGGTGGGGCAGCGACCACGGTGCCTTCAACCTCGCCGACGCAGGTGAACCCGTCCTCTGCGGTGCCTGCCCCGACGCAGTACTAA
- a CDS encoding SmdA family multidrug ABC transporter permease/ATP-binding protein produces the protein MRLFAQLSWYFRREWRRYLGAVALLIIIAILQLIPPKVVGIVVDGVSTQHFTPQQVMMWIGTIALIAVVVYLLRYVWRVLLFGASYQLAVELREDYYRQLSRQHPEFYLRHRTGDLMARATNDVDRVVFAAGEGVLTLVDSLVMGCAVLIVMSTQISWQLTLLALLPMPVMALMIKRYGDRLHDRFRLAQAAFSSLNDRTQESLTSIRMIKAFGLEDRQSALFAADAEDTGKKNMRVARIDARFDPTIYIAIGTANLLAIGGGSWMVVQGSLTLGQLTSFMMYLGLMIWPMLALAWMFNIVERGSAAYGRIRAMLAEAPVVNDGSEPVPEGRGELAVAIREFSYPQTTHPTLENVNFRLEPGQMLGICGPTGAGKSTVLSLIQRHFDINLGEIRFHDIPLPRLQLDSWRSRLAVVSQTPFLFSDTVANNIALGCPSATQQDIEHVARLASVHEDILRLPQGYDTEVGERGVMLSGGQKQRISIARALLLNAEILLLDDALSAVDGRTEHQILHNLRQWGEGRTVIISAHRLSALTEASEIIVMQHGHIAQRGNHEALVQQTGWYRDMYRYQQLEAALDDAPENDEEAANA, from the coding sequence GTGCGATTATTTGCTCAATTAAGCTGGTATTTTCGCCGGGAGTGGCGTCGCTACCTCGGGGCGGTTGCCTTGCTTATCATCATCGCTATTTTGCAACTCATTCCGCCGAAAGTCGTCGGTATCGTGGTGGATGGCGTGTCCACGCAACACTTTACCCCGCAACAGGTCATGATGTGGATTGGCACTATCGCCCTGATTGCCGTCGTGGTCTATCTGCTGCGCTACGTCTGGCGCGTGCTGCTGTTTGGCGCCTCTTACCAGCTGGCGGTGGAGTTGCGCGAAGATTATTACCGCCAGCTCAGTCGCCAGCATCCTGAATTTTACCTGCGCCATCGCACCGGTGATTTAATGGCCCGCGCCACCAATGACGTCGATCGCGTGGTCTTTGCCGCGGGGGAAGGGGTGTTAACGCTGGTGGATTCGCTGGTGATGGGTTGCGCGGTGTTGATCGTGATGTCCACGCAGATAAGCTGGCAGCTCACGCTGCTTGCACTGCTGCCGATGCCGGTGATGGCGCTGATGATCAAGCGCTACGGCGATCGTCTGCACGACCGTTTCAGATTAGCGCAGGCAGCATTCTCCAGCCTCAACGACCGTACCCAGGAGAGCCTGACCAGCATTCGCATGATCAAAGCGTTTGGTCTGGAAGACAGACAGTCCGCACTGTTTGCCGCCGACGCGGAAGATACCGGGAAGAAAAACATGCGCGTGGCGCGTATCGACGCCCGCTTTGATCCGACAATTTATATCGCCATCGGCACGGCGAACCTGCTGGCTATCGGCGGCGGCAGCTGGATGGTGGTGCAAGGTTCACTGACGCTGGGACAACTGACCAGCTTTATGATGTACCTCGGGCTGATGATTTGGCCGATGTTGGCGCTAGCGTGGATGTTTAACATCGTGGAGCGCGGCAGCGCGGCCTACGGCCGTATTCGCGCAATGCTGGCCGAAGCGCCGGTGGTGAATGACGGTAGCGAACCGGTGCCGGAAGGGCGAGGCGAACTGGCGGTGGCGATCCGGGAATTTAGCTACCCGCAAACCACGCATCCGACGCTGGAAAACGTTAATTTTCGACTGGAACCCGGACAGATGCTGGGCATCTGTGGGCCCACCGGCGCGGGTAAAAGCACCGTGTTGTCATTGATTCAGCGCCATTTCGATATCAACCTGGGGGAGATCCGCTTTCATGATATCCCCCTGCCGCGCCTGCAACTGGACAGCTGGCGCAGCCGGCTGGCGGTGGTCAGTCAGACGCCATTCCTGTTTTCGGATACCGTGGCCAACAACATTGCGCTGGGCTGCCCCAGCGCCACGCAGCAGGATATTGAACATGTGGCGCGTTTAGCCAGCGTGCATGAGGATATTCTCCGCCTGCCGCAGGGTTACGACACCGAAGTCGGCGAGCGCGGCGTGATGCTCTCCGGCGGGCAGAAACAGCGTATCTCTATTGCGCGGGCGCTGCTGTTGAATGCCGAAATTCTGCTCCTGGATGACGCGCTGTCGGCGGTGGACGGGCGAACGGAGCACCAGATCCTGCACAATCTGCGTCAGTGGGGAGAAGGGCGAACGGTGATCATCAGCGCGCACCGCCTCTCGGCGCTGACCGAAGCGAGCGAAATCATCGTGATGCAGCATGGGCATATCGCTCAGCGCGGCAATCACGAAGCGCTGGTGCAGCAGACGGGCTGGTATCGCGATATGTACCGTTATCAGCAACTGGAAGCGGCGCTTGATGATGCGCCGGAAAATGACGAGGAGGCGGCAAATGCGTAG
- a CDS encoding SmdB family multidrug efflux ABC transporter permease/ATP-binding protein, translating to MRSFGQLWPTLKRLLAYGSPWRKPLGVAVIMLWVAAAAEVSGPLLISYFIDNMVAKNNLPLGMVAGLIAAYLGLQVLAASLHYAQSLLFNRAAVGVVQQLRTDVMDAALRQPLSEFDIQPVGQLISRVTNDTEVIRDLYVTVVATVLRSAALIGAMLVAMFSLDWRMALVAILIFPAVMVVMIIYQRYSTPIVRRMRAYLADINDGFNEVINGMSVIQQFRQQARFGERMGEASRSHYLARMQTLRLDGFLLRPLLSLFSALILCGLLMLFSFTSAGTIEVGVLYAFISYLGRLNEPLIELTTQQSMLQQAVVAGERVFELMDGPRQRYGQDSRPLASGQIDVEDVSFAYRDDNLVLQNVSLSVPSRSFVALVGHTGSGKSTLASLLMGYYPLSQGEIRLDGRPLRSLSHSVLRQSVAMVQQDPVVMADSFLANVTLGRDISEEQVWQALETVQLAELARGMSEGIHTQLGEQGNTLSVGQKQLLALARVLVATPQILILDEATASIDSGTEQAIQHALAAVREHTTLVVIAHRLSTIVEADTILVLHRGQAVERGTHQQLLAAQGRYWQMYQLQLAGEELAASVREESLPV from the coding sequence ATGCGTAGTTTTGGGCAGTTATGGCCGACCCTCAAACGCCTGCTGGCTTATGGTTCTCCATGGCGAAAACCGTTAGGCGTTGCGGTGATTATGCTGTGGGTCGCGGCGGCCGCGGAAGTCAGCGGTCCACTGCTGATCAGTTACTTTATCGACAACATGGTGGCGAAAAATAACCTGCCGCTGGGGATGGTTGCCGGGCTGATTGCCGCCTATCTCGGGCTACAGGTTCTCGCCGCCAGTCTGCACTATGCTCAGTCGCTGCTGTTTAACCGCGCGGCGGTCGGGGTGGTGCAGCAATTGCGTACCGACGTGATGGATGCCGCGCTGCGCCAGCCGTTGAGTGAATTTGACATTCAGCCGGTCGGGCAGCTTATTTCGCGCGTCACGAATGATACCGAAGTGATTCGCGATCTGTATGTCACGGTGGTGGCGACGGTTCTGCGCAGCGCCGCGCTGATTGGCGCGATGCTGGTGGCGATGTTCAGTCTCGACTGGCGCATGGCGCTGGTGGCGATCCTTATCTTTCCGGCGGTGATGGTGGTGATGATTATCTATCAGCGTTACAGCACGCCGATTGTCCGCCGCATGCGGGCTTATCTCGCCGACATCAACGACGGTTTCAACGAAGTCATTAACGGTATGAGCGTGATCCAGCAGTTTCGCCAGCAGGCGCGCTTTGGTGAACGCATGGGCGAAGCCAGCCGCTCGCATTATCTGGCGCGTATGCAGACGCTGCGTTTAGATGGTTTTTTATTGCGGCCTCTGCTGAGCCTGTTTTCCGCGCTCATTCTCTGTGGTCTGCTGATGCTGTTCAGTTTTACCTCGGCAGGGACGATTGAGGTCGGTGTGCTCTACGCCTTTATCAGTTATCTGGGGCGCCTGAATGAACCGCTGATCGAACTGACCACTCAGCAGTCGATGCTGCAACAGGCGGTGGTGGCAGGGGAGCGTGTGTTTGAACTGATGGACGGGCCGCGCCAGCGTTACGGGCAGGACTCGCGTCCGCTGGCGTCCGGGCAGATTGACGTCGAGGATGTGTCGTTTGCCTATCGCGACGATAATCTGGTGCTGCAAAATGTCAGCCTCTCTGTGCCGTCTCGCAGTTTTGTCGCGCTGGTGGGGCATACCGGCAGCGGTAAAAGCACTCTCGCCAGTCTGCTGATGGGCTATTACCCGCTGAGTCAGGGGGAAATTCGCCTTGACGGGCGTCCATTACGTTCGCTGAGTCACAGCGTGCTGCGTCAGAGTGTCGCGATGGTGCAGCAGGATCCGGTGGTGATGGCGGATTCCTTCCTGGCAAATGTGACGCTGGGGCGAGATATCTCCGAAGAGCAGGTGTGGCAGGCGCTGGAGACGGTGCAACTGGCGGAACTGGCGCGCGGAATGAGTGAAGGTATTCATACGCAGCTTGGTGAGCAGGGGAACACGCTCTCTGTCGGACAGAAACAATTGCTGGCGTTGGCGCGGGTACTGGTGGCAACGCCGCAGATCCTGATCCTCGACGAAGCGACCGCCAGCATCGATTCAGGTACCGAGCAGGCTATTCAGCATGCGCTGGCCGCCGTGCGCGAGCACACCACGCTGGTGGTGATTGCGCACCGACTGTCGACGATTGTGGAGGCAGACACCATTCTGGTGCTTCATCGTGGGCAGGCCGTTGAACGCGGTACCCATCAGCAACTGCTTGCGGCGCAGGGGCGCTACTGGCAGATGTATCAGCTCCAGCTTGCCGGTGAAGAGCTGGCGGCCAGCGTACGTGAGGAGTCGCTTCCCGTCTGA
- the glnK gene encoding P-II family nitrogen regulator, protein MKLVTVVIKPFKLEDVREALSSIGIQGLTVTEVKGFGRQKGHAELYRGAEYSVNFLPKVKIDVAIADDQLDEVIDVISKAAYTGKIGDGKIFVAELQRVIRIRTGEADEAAL, encoded by the coding sequence ATGAAGCTGGTTACCGTGGTAATCAAACCGTTCAAACTGGAAGACGTTCGCGAAGCGCTCTCTTCTATTGGTATTCAAGGGCTGACCGTCACCGAAGTAAAAGGGTTCGGACGTCAGAAGGGTCATGCCGAGTTATATCGGGGTGCAGAGTACAGCGTCAACTTCCTGCCGAAAGTGAAGATTGATGTGGCCATTGCCGACGACCAACTGGATGAGGTTATCGATGTCATCAGCAAGGCGGCCTATACCGGAAAAATTGGCGACGGCAAAATTTTCGTCGCGGAGCTGCAACGCGTCATTCGTATTCGCACCGGCGAAGCTGACGAAGCGGCGCTGTAA
- the amtB gene encoding ammonium transporter AmtB, producing MKIATMKTGLASLALLPGLAMAAPAVADKADNAFMMICTALVLFMTIPGIALFYGGLIRGKNVLSMLTQVTVTFALVCIMWVVFGYSLAFGEGNSFFGNFNWVMLKNIELTAVMGSIYQYIHVAFQGSFACITVGLIVGSLAERIRFSAVLIFVVVWLTLSYIPIAHMVWGGGLLGSHGALDFAGGTVVHINAAIAGLVGAYLIGKRVGFGKEAFKPHNLPMVFTGTAILYIGWFGFNAGSAGTANEIAALAFVNTVVATAAAILGWIFGEWALRGKPSLLGACSGAIAGLVGVTPACGYIGVGGALIIGVVAGVAGLWGVTMLKRLLRVDDPCDVFGVHGVCGIVGCILTGVFASSALGGVGFAEGVTMGHQLLVQLESIAITIVWSGVVAFVGYKLADLTVGLRVPEEQEREGLDVNSHGENAYNA from the coding sequence ATGAAGATAGCAACGATGAAAACGGGCCTTGCTTCGCTGGCGCTGCTGCCAGGTCTCGCGATGGCTGCTCCGGCAGTGGCGGATAAAGCCGATAACGCCTTTATGATGATTTGTACCGCGCTGGTGCTGTTTATGACCATACCGGGTATCGCCCTGTTCTACGGCGGGTTGATCCGCGGCAAGAACGTCCTGTCGATGCTGACGCAGGTTACCGTCACCTTTGCGCTGGTGTGCATCATGTGGGTGGTGTTCGGCTATTCACTGGCGTTCGGTGAAGGGAACAGCTTCTTCGGTAACTTCAACTGGGTGATGTTGAAAAACATTGAGCTGACCGCCGTGATGGGCAGTATCTACCAGTATATTCACGTTGCTTTCCAGGGATCGTTTGCCTGCATTACCGTCGGCCTGATCGTCGGTTCGCTGGCAGAACGTATCCGTTTCTCCGCCGTCCTTATCTTCGTGGTGGTCTGGCTGACGCTTTCCTACATTCCGATTGCCCATATGGTGTGGGGCGGCGGCCTGCTGGGGTCGCACGGTGCGCTGGACTTTGCGGGCGGTACGGTGGTGCATATCAACGCCGCGATTGCGGGCCTGGTCGGTGCCTACCTGATTGGCAAACGTGTGGGCTTTGGCAAAGAGGCGTTCAAACCGCATAACCTGCCGATGGTCTTTACCGGTACGGCGATCCTCTATATTGGCTGGTTCGGCTTTAACGCCGGTTCCGCAGGGACGGCGAACGAGATTGCTGCGCTGGCCTTTGTGAACACCGTTGTGGCGACGGCCGCTGCGATTCTCGGCTGGATCTTCGGCGAGTGGGCGCTGCGCGGTAAACCGTCTCTGCTGGGCGCGTGCTCGGGGGCGATTGCTGGCCTGGTTGGCGTCACGCCTGCCTGTGGCTACATTGGCGTCGGCGGCGCGTTAATCATAGGCGTGGTAGCGGGAGTGGCCGGACTGTGGGGCGTAACCATGCTCAAACGTCTGCTGCGTGTTGATGACCCGTGCGATGTGTTCGGCGTTCACGGCGTCTGCGGGATTGTCGGCTGTATTCTGACCGGGGTCTTTGCCTCAAGCGCGCTGGGCGGCGTGGGCTTCGCTGAAGGGGTGACGATGGGGCACCAGCTGCTGGTGCAGCTTGAGAGCATCGCCATCACCATCGTCTGGTCTGGCGTTGTGGCCTTCGTCGGCTACAAGCTAGCGGATTTGACGGTAGGTCTGCGCGTACCGGAAGAGCAAGAGCGCGAAGGGCTGGATGTGAACAGTCACGGCGAGAATGCCTACAACGCATAA
- the tesB gene encoding acyl-CoA thioesterase II, with the protein MSQALKNLLTLLNLEKIEEGLFRGQSEDLGLRQVFGGQVVGQALYAAKETVAEERLVHSFHSYFLRPGDSQQPIIYDVEVLRDGNSFSARRVAAIQNGKPIFYMTASFQAPEPGFEHQKTMPHAPAPEGLTSETDIARTVAHLLPPILKDKFLGDRPLEVRPVEFHNPLKGHVAEPTRQVWIRANGALPNDIRVHQYLLGYASDLNFLPVALQPHGIGFLEKGIQIATIDHSMWFHRPFDLNEWLLYSVESTSASSARGFVRGEFYTQDGKLVASTVQEGVMRNHN; encoded by the coding sequence ATGAGTCAGGCACTGAAAAATTTGCTGACGTTATTGAATCTGGAAAAAATTGAGGAAGGACTCTTTCGGGGCCAAAGTGAAGACTTAGGGTTGCGTCAGGTATTTGGCGGACAGGTCGTCGGTCAGGCGCTGTATGCAGCGAAAGAAACGGTAGCAGAAGAACGCCTGGTTCACTCGTTTCACAGCTATTTTTTACGCCCCGGCGACAGCCAGCAACCCATTATTTACGATGTGGAAGTTCTGCGCGACGGCAACAGTTTCAGCGCCCGTCGCGTTGCCGCCATCCAGAACGGGAAACCCATCTTTTACATGACCGCCTCGTTCCAGGCGCCGGAACCCGGTTTCGAACATCAGAAAACCATGCCGCACGCCCCCGCGCCGGAAGGGTTAACGTCAGAAACCGATATTGCCCGGACAGTAGCGCACCTGTTGCCGCCGATTTTAAAGGATAAATTTCTCGGCGATCGCCCGCTGGAAGTGCGCCCCGTTGAGTTTCATAACCCGTTGAAAGGTCATGTGGCAGAACCCACCCGCCAGGTGTGGATCCGCGCGAACGGTGCGTTGCCCAACGACATTCGCGTCCATCAGTATCTGTTGGGTTACGCCTCCGATCTCAATTTCCTGCCTGTTGCCCTGCAACCTCACGGCATTGGCTTCCTGGAGAAAGGGATCCAGATTGCCACGATCGACCACTCCATGTGGTTCCACCGCCCGTTTGATTTGAACGAATGGCTGCTGTACAGCGTGGAAAGCACGTCAGCCTCCAGCGCGCGGGGATTTGTTCGCGGCGAATTCTACACGCAGGACGGTAAACTGGTGGCGTCGACCGTTCAGGAAGGGGTGATGCGCAATCACAACTAA